In Sandaracinaceae bacterium, the following proteins share a genomic window:
- a CDS encoding GMC family oxidoreductase, producing the protein MTHIAFRDIGQDVLRDVDFVVVGSGAGGAAAAVALARGGASVAIVEAGPWRDPNDYPETAYGAMRDMMDDWGNSMAMGQALWPIVQARLVGGTTVVNSAICVRTPGDIFRQWRDEHGVGGDAYAERMWKYQDVIERDLCVEEVPERAMGRSNQLAVLGDQRANLGGHVMRRYVKGCEGSGQCLQGCKNLRKQSTNLNYVPETMAKKGLVLSCAPADKILLDGKRAIGVTGHFQHPTTKKAGARFTVRARRGVFVAASVTHSPVLLMRSGIKSRQLGNFFRAHPGTGIFGVYDEAVDMNVGATQGWASTKFRSDPGMKLETLAIPLELVASRLSGGGTQLMQRLGKYRHLAMWVHACRAESVGTVRPTAFGLSSKPMIRYGLNRADMERFREGMKTVARMHFEAGAKEIIPGIQGLPYSLTPDQLHVMDSAPLDPRAYVAILSHLFGGAVMGKNPRTSVCDENGRVHGYDGLYIGDASAIPTNLGVNPQHTIMALAMNAAERALETR; encoded by the coding sequence GTGACTCACATTGCATTCCGAGACATCGGACAAGACGTCCTGCGCGACGTGGACTTCGTGGTGGTGGGCAGCGGCGCCGGTGGCGCAGCGGCGGCCGTGGCGCTCGCGCGTGGCGGCGCCTCGGTGGCCATCGTGGAGGCGGGCCCCTGGCGCGACCCCAACGACTACCCCGAGACGGCCTACGGCGCGATGCGCGACATGATGGACGACTGGGGCAACTCCATGGCCATGGGCCAGGCGCTCTGGCCCATCGTGCAGGCCCGCTTGGTGGGCGGCACCACCGTGGTGAACTCCGCCATCTGCGTGCGCACCCCCGGGGACATCTTCCGCCAGTGGCGCGACGAGCACGGCGTGGGCGGCGATGCCTACGCCGAGCGCATGTGGAAGTACCAGGACGTCATCGAGCGCGACCTGTGCGTGGAAGAGGTGCCCGAGCGCGCCATGGGCCGCAGCAACCAGCTGGCCGTGCTGGGTGACCAGCGCGCCAACCTGGGCGGCCACGTCATGCGCCGCTACGTGAAGGGCTGCGAGGGCTCGGGCCAGTGCCTGCAGGGCTGCAAGAACCTGCGCAAGCAGAGCACCAACCTGAACTACGTGCCCGAGACCATGGCCAAGAAGGGGCTCGTGCTCTCCTGTGCCCCAGCCGACAAGATCCTGCTGGACGGCAAGCGCGCCATCGGCGTCACGGGCCACTTCCAGCACCCCACCACCAAGAAGGCGGGCGCGCGCTTCACCGTGCGCGCGCGCCGCGGTGTCTTCGTGGCGGCGTCGGTCACGCACAGCCCGGTGCTGCTCATGCGCTCGGGCATCAAGAGCCGGCAGCTGGGCAACTTCTTCCGCGCGCACCCGGGCACCGGCATCTTCGGCGTGTACGACGAGGCCGTGGACATGAACGTGGGCGCCACGCAGGGCTGGGCCTCCACCAAGTTCCGCAGCGACCCGGGCATGAAGCTCGAGACGCTGGCCATCCCGCTCGAGCTCGTGGCCAGCCGCCTCTCCGGTGGCGGCACGCAGCTCATGCAGCGCCTCGGTAAGTACCGGCACCTGGCCATGTGGGTGCACGCCTGCCGCGCCGAGTCGGTGGGCACCGTGCGGCCCACGGCGTTCGGGCTCAGCAGCAAGCCCATGATCCGCTACGGCCTCAACCGGGCCGACATGGAGCGCTTCCGCGAGGGCATGAAGACCGTCGCGCGCATGCACTTCGAGGCGGGCGCCAAGGAGATCATCCCGGGCATCCAGGGCCTCCCGTACTCGCTCACCCCAGACCAGCTGCACGTCATGGACAGCGCCCCGCTCGACCCGCGCGCCTACGTGGCCATCCTCAGCCACCTCTTCGGTGGCGCGGTCATGGGCAAGAACCCGCGCACCTCGGTGTGCGACGAGAACGGCCGCGTGCACGGCTACGACGGCCTCTACATCGGCGACGCGAGCGCCATCCCCACCAACCTGGGCGTCAACCCGCAGCACACCATCATGGCCCTGGCCATGAACGCCGCGGAGCGCGCCCTGGAGACCCGCTGA